AGCTATGATTAGAAGGAATTACTTATAAATGGAAATCATACTACGAATGTACTTACTAGCACATACCACTTAATTTACCAGCATTCACTACATCACATAACACCATTTAATACACTGACAACTCATCACATTAAAATTGACAACTACTACTGGTTGCTTTAGAAGCAAGAAAAGTTCACTAAACACACAATCTTATGCTATATtccatgtattatatatattatattgtatatatgataagCAAACTGCTTGTAATTCAACTCGAGATTTGTGGCGGTAAGAGTGCACTCTGAATTGACTACGTTTTGAGGGTTCCTGATGTGTTTGTGTAAGGATGATTAGCAAGTCAAAATCAAAAAGTTGTTATAAagcattttttttacaaatttcttACACAATTCTTTTGAGAAGGTAGCAGGTCCTTAACACTATTATATGTTCCGAAttctgtatatttgtatttgcaTACTTAATACTTAAATCAGCTTAATTCAGAAATAATCTTACCATTTTCAACAAgatttaaaaacttaaaattgtattttgttaaaaacattgaagatattttttacGCTATTGAACGacaaaaattttaaagaaaaaagaaaattgtttaaTATAATGATGATTGACATCCAATTTAAGTTTCAACAGATGAACATAAAATGACAATGTGTAACCCAATTTATTCTATGATGTTTGTGTATACCAACCCCAATCCATAATGTAGTTTGATAGTAGATAAATGTAAAGAATTTTTATGGATATGttgtataacaatattttttaatatgcTGCATAAATCTCTCAAATAACTTTCTGGAAATTGTTTTAGAGTGTACACactatgtttaaaatatattataaattataacgGTAACCCAtggtatttttcattttttgagcAGTATATTTCTAAACATCATGACTTTGGTAAACAGTGAATCACAAGAAgaataaaacatataatatttCATAGCAAAAAAAATGCacattcaaaaatgaaaaataaatctcTATCACAATTTCACAGTGAATtattattgaatatctttaGTAGTTGCCATACACATAGAAACCTTTCATACACATCATAATACTAAACTCACAAAACAGATTCCACTACATTTACACATGGAAAGATTATTACTTCGAAATAGACAGCACTTTCAGAAGTACAATAGAAAGAGATGAATTAATTTGTATCAGACACGCTATGTCAACCCCTCGGACTTCTAACACACACCACCCTCACTTAGGCCGACAACCTTTCTAAAACCACACACAAAGTATTGCACACAACCTTTCTCGCAAGGCTTCTCATGATGAATAAATAGGCAGAGGATGAGCCTCACTGTTGAAGACAAATTTGTCCAGGGGGATTAAAGAATTATCATCCCcaaataaaagatataaatattttaatgtctCTGCTAAGAAGAAACTTTCTAATTTATCTCTGAACGTTGGTTTTCCAGCTTTAACATTATGAATGGATGAGAATCCACCATTTTCTACTTTTGTATGTTTTAGGAAAGCCTGGAATATGGTCCAGCCCATATCCTGGTATTTCTTGTCTCCTGTAAATCTGTACATGTAGAAGAGGCTTTCCACAGTCTCTGGTCGAAGCAGATTGTGAGCGTCTGGCGCCTAGAAAATACAAGATAAATATTTTAGCCCTTATCAGATATAAATATAGGATCTTACAATCGTGGCTATATCATATGGATTTAGTTTAATAGATTTGTATGACATAGCCAtgagtgtaagattctatttatcatataactACTTTTTATGAGAATATACGACAGGCGAAATCTGGTTAGGATGTGTTTTCTATATGAGGTAGGCGAAATCTGGCTAGGAATGGACGTTTCCGTCTACCCATACAATCGTGCGACATCACgtgtataatgacgtcacatatgTATTATGAaatcacaatagtgttattacacatgtgTCTTACGATATTTATGACCTGGCCTTATGACATGGCAGAATGGGCCACTTATGTGATAAACATGcatttatcatacaatgtatagcATGAAAGCTTTGATTTCTTATTATTTcctttatcattatttcatctTATAAATATACACGGCTGAAATAAACAATTAACAACAACCTTTTTCTGAAAGGTCAAAGTGCAAACATTTTGACAATGAACAAagagaaatacaatgtattatacttaATGCACTTACCTTGACAATGAGGTCCTCTTTGGATTGTGCAGCTTGGctaaaataaacaatttctGGGCTGAGTTTGGTCGGCATCCGGGCATACATCTGATAACAGGTTTCTGTTAGACGCTTGGCAATATCAAAGTGGTCGTCTGGCAAACCATTCTTGTATCCAAGGGCCATTGTTCCTGGTAGATAGCACACAAGGTGGTCCtgtaaggtcaaggttatttattcATGTTATGTAGACAAGAATTTGCTAAGAGGTCAGTACGGATCCTGCCACTCCATTGCCGTGAGATACAATATGACTGAATTGGAACAATCCTTACCATTTTCGGACTGAATGTACGACCGCCCAACAGCTCCCCTACGTACAATAGTTTAGATGGAGATGACTCCCTTAACAGGTGTTTCTTCACTCCATCAATAGCCTCCAGAAAGTCATCTTTAAACCTGGAAAAAAGAAATAATCGGTGTCAAATCTCAAGGACCACTTCCACTGCATCCAATGccttatttcaaataattcctCATACTTCTCAATTACATACTGTTATATTGGACAAGATTTAGATTATTGGCTGAACTCTAGTTTTACAAGACTTAATTAACCTTGATCCTGTACActgagccccactcgatttgcactcttctcggaagagaagccttctaagatcgcattccgttatatgtaaatcgagtaaaccggaaGAAAATAGCCCAAAAttaacaagtttttaagttttctcaaacactatgacacaaacatgtggATGTGTGtgtcataaatccttctctagtgaaactcatcactcgcacacttaaacaTGGTCGCCGACATTATGGAaaataaatcttccagcttcgaagaggtagaagatcttccaaaagcagaagagctacaaatcgagtgacaGGAAGTTATATTCTAGAAGGGGAAGAGTGCAAATCAAGTGGGGCTCTGGGCAAGAGACCCCTTTATCCTCAGTCAGCATCCTGGAAAAAATCCACAAAGGCACAGCTGCACACCGGATAAAGAAAAGAATTTTCGGGACTAGAGCATCTGACCACTTTTGACAAAGATCTGGATTTGACATAGTCTGGTTTTGACAACTTTTGACAAAGATCTGGATTTGACATAGTCTGGTTTTGACAGAGTCCACTGTAAAAATGAACTTGCCTTTTGACTTTCAAACTTGAACAGCAACTTTTCAGAAAGGAAGAGCATGAAGTTAGCATATTATCACCCCAACAGAACTAAAGCTATTTTATAGAAAGAGGCAATAACATTTAAATGGTTGAGATTCCTATCCTATTGCTATAGTTACAGTGACTTTGACCTGTAGACATGGAAATTAATTCCAATCAATGAAAACCAAGGATATCATTCTCAGTTTCCCTGAAATGCAGATTGCATGTTAAGAGAACCCCTGGAATTTCAAGTATAAGTTATCCTAAGCAAACACCTTTGGGGAGGACACTACATCATGAAATTTGATCTTATCTGCAGGAACTCAAAAGTTATCATCCCATACTATACCAAACAGACACAATGAGGATGAATACCTTTCGTATCCCCTTGTTTGGGCCTACTATCTCAAACTGGTGTTaacatattttatgatatttatcagCTAATAAACTCATTGTTTGGGCCTCCTATCTTAATCTGGTGTTACCATACTTTATTATATTTATCAGCTAATGAACTATCATGTTGTATAAGATATCTGTTTTGtcacttacatgttgatggtCTTTCCTGTCTGAATCCATTGTTTAAGAAGGTATTCGTAGTAGCTGTCTCCTCGAGCCCCAAATGTGATGGTGCTGGTCCCTCTGAAAGATCCGGTGTTGGCATTGACGAAGATAGGAACCAAGCCATCCTTCTTCGGCAAGCCATGGATGTGCTTACTCACAGTCATTATAGAATTCTGGTAAATtatgaaaacatatatatgattacACAGTTATGGAACCTCATATCTGACAGGAAATATAGAGTCATACTAGTAGTAAACTCTTTATATAAATCCACATGATGTTATTGATGTGAATGTGACATAAATCACTAGCCCTTTTTAACTATAGCTAGTATGAGTTTCTCTGTAAAATCAACATTTCAGATTACAATATTTCACCTATCAAATTTGCTCCCCAAAAGCTGCCTCCTCGTTCagttaaaaactttttttatctAAAACCTATTTCTTCATTCAGTTTAAAATCTTAATCTGTAATCTCTAAAGCCTACCTCCTCACTCAGTTATAAACTTTTCTCTCTAAAACGTACATACCCGttcaattataaaacattagTGTTTAAAATTTACACATACAGAATTGTAGTTATCATTTGTGATAAGCTGTGATTTATTCTGTTTTAGGGTTAGTTTCTAAACAAACCTCATATTTGTCATCTTTAGTGACACGTGAAAGGTCCCTGAACTCCAACTGTATGGTGGTGACTTCAGAGGTGCTGCTGTCTGGACCCCAGCGTGGAGCATGGGCACGACTTGTCATCAAGTTCACATCCGAAAATGGCACGTGAGATGGTGAATTAAAGCATGGTAGCAGTCTGTTACCCAGATCAACCTGAAAAACATTCCATCCACATCAATGTCTTTCAACCTGTACAATATCCATGCATGTCAGCTTTACCTAAAGtctatttgaatttttttttttattactttttatatcaaaacaattcttcctgtaatactgtaaaagtggaaatattcgcagtgtggaaattttcgcttatttagctatcagtaaatctccgcgaaaatttccacacgtgaatatattaacacataacaagagatcccagagggatcttggcgcccaccattgaatgatctttataggttccatgtcagattgatcttttctctacttttcccttcctctaagtcttactaatctgtgtaaattcagaaacagccctctagtacttttcaaacaaggggaacctatatataaaatttaagatttagcgataatggcaacaccagggaccaaggggaacctacacatgaaatttgagaaagatcccttcagtaccttctgtaaaatagcgataacaaacttcaattgtcaaaatacaagatggctgcctgtcggccatgttgttttccaattggtcccaagatgcaatatgcagaactacagaccaaggggaacttataaaaatgtttgagaaagatcccttcagtactttctgagaaatagcgataacaaacttcaattgtcaaaatctaagatggctgcctgtcggccatgttgttttctgataggtctcaaaatgtaatatgcataactaggcaccaaggggaacctatatatgaaatttgagaaagatcccttcagtactttctgagaaatagcgataacaaacttcaattgtcaaaatctaagatggctgcctgtcggccatgttgttttctgataggtctcaaaatgtaatatgcataactaggcaccaaggggaacctatatatgaaatttgagaaagatcccttcagtactttctcagaaatagcgataacaaacttcaattgtcaaaatccaagatggctgcctgtcggccatgttgttttccgataggtctcaaaatgcaatatgcataactaggcaccaagggaaacctacatatgaaatttgagaaagatcccttcagtgctttctcagaaatagcgataacaaacttcaattgtcaaaatctaagatggctacctgtcggccatgttgttttccgattggtctcaaaatgcaatatgcataactaggcaccaaggggaatctacatatgaaatttgagaaagatcccttcagtactttctcagaaatagcgataacaaacttcaattatcaaaatccaagatggctgcctgtcggccatgttgttttctgattggtctcaaaatgcaatatgcataactaggcaccaagggaaacctacatatgaaatttgagaaagatcccttcagtactttctcagaaatagcgataacaaacttcaattgtcaaaatccaagatggctacctgtcggccatgttgttctccgattgatctcaaaatgcaatatgcataactagtcaccaaggggaatctacatatgaaatttgagaaagatcccttcaatactttctcagaaatagcgataacaaacttcaattatcaaaatccaagatggctgcctgtcggccatgttgttttccgataggtctcaaaatgcaatatgcataactaggcaccaagggaaacctacatatgaaatttgagaaagatcccttcagtactttctcagaaatagcgataacaatcttcaattgtcaaaatccaagatggctgcctgtcggccatgttgttttccgattg
The window above is part of the Pecten maximus chromosome 2, xPecMax1.1, whole genome shotgun sequence genome. Proteins encoded here:
- the LOC117322084 gene encoding endoplasmic reticulum mannosyl-oligosaccharide 1,2-alpha-mannosidase-like isoform X2, translated to MSGAKRDFLSISLGFDDEQKEPPKRQSVWRVWKRLSSLQRSVICLIIVLGGLSALYILPAIHHGNRLSGEDAKSVKDRRQAVDKVAHNADNGGEFFKDKILGRQNFNDNQQLQAPQPGMPRLNKQDDLKRVAKQQINEYNKRLQKQRPGMRRPPQPKLVVDRPPNGGGEENQPDKGADPDFNVDAVPPYDYFNQEGKRTERQEAVVDAFRYAWKAYKKYAWGHDEFHPITRTHSEWFGVGLTIVDSLDTLVILGLKPEYDDAREWVATELTFEKDKDVNLFEITIRVLGGLLATYHLTGDDLFKEKAVDLGNRLLPCFNSPSHVPFSDVNLMTSRAHAPRWGPDSSTSEVTTIQLEFRDLSRVTKDDKYENSIMTVSKHIHGLPKKDGLVPIFVNANTGSFRGTSTITFGARGDSYYEYLLKQWIQTGKTINMFKDDFLEAIDGVKKHLLRESSPSKLLYVGELLGGRTFSPKMDHLVCYLPGTMALGYKNGLPDDHFDIAKRLTETCYQMYARMPTKLSPEIVYFSQAAQSKEDLIVKAPDAHNLLRPETVESLFYMYRFTGDKKYQDMGWTIFQAFLKHTKVENGGFSSIHNVKAGKPTFRDKLESFFLAETLKYLYLLFGDDNSLIPLDKFVFNSEAHPLPIYSS